In Acidobacteriota bacterium, the following proteins share a genomic window:
- a CDS encoding antitoxin, which yields MRTTVTLEEDVAQRLRETMAQSKVSFKQALNDALRRGLRGPRDDEDAFVVEARPMGLRAGLDPARLSDLAGELEEERFLALTRRLRGDGE from the coding sequence ATGAGAACGACCGTGACCCTCGAAGAAGATGTCGCCCAGCGTCTCCGGGAAACGATGGCGCAGAGCAAGGTGAGCTTCAAGCAGGCCCTCAACGACGCTCTGCGTCGCGGTTTGCGGGGTCCGCGAGATGACGAAGACGCCTTCGTCGTCGAGGCCCGACCGATGGGTTTGCGGGCAGGTCTCGATCCCGCCCGCTTGAGCGACCTCGCCGGTGAGCTCGAAGAAGAGCGCTTTCTCGCTCTCACTCGCCGACTGCGCGGGGATGGCGAGTGA
- a CDS encoding M28 family peptidase, translating to MHRSKFLSGFVVVLTLGLAGGATASAERLAVLDIDGIGHQRLEDLKQEDGIRWWVELDQELLVAVEGDDLRVSSKASFDIEGPLFLVRTGHGHQLDDLAGTQRLTSGGGWAVVSAAGRGELEAHLLHEGHAGCARHPGVFPLRPNTVLARQAANDPPRLGTVFDPGLQDLVDEVDADRWFNDASTLAAFNRWTRGGEILQARDWLVDQFEAVAGLAVTTESFAVGADTGFNVIATLPGTSQPDDWLIIGAHYDSVSQNPSSAAPGAEDNASGCSGVLQLARILSRRSPAATLIFICYAGEEQGLFGSTDHASKLVNSGNNSKVQGVLIMDMIGFTADSDLDSLLEANSGSQSLIQLFADAGNAFSDLRIVTSLNPFGSDHVPYLNRGMRALLVIENDWDQYPGYHRTSDLPANLDRDMGGETLKMNVAAIAHLAGVNATSTTIFEDGFESGNLGAWTESAP from the coding sequence ATGCATCGTTCGAAGTTCCTTTCCGGTTTCGTTGTCGTTCTGACCCTCGGCCTGGCAGGCGGCGCGACCGCATCGGCCGAGCGCCTCGCCGTGCTCGATATCGATGGCATCGGCCACCAGCGCCTCGAGGACCTCAAACAAGAAGACGGAATTCGCTGGTGGGTAGAGCTCGATCAAGAGCTCTTGGTCGCCGTCGAGGGTGACGATCTGCGGGTGTCGAGCAAGGCGTCCTTCGACATCGAGGGGCCGCTGTTCCTGGTGCGCACCGGTCACGGCCACCAGCTCGACGACCTCGCCGGTACCCAGCGTCTGACCTCCGGCGGCGGCTGGGCGGTGGTCAGTGCCGCCGGTCGCGGCGAGTTGGAGGCTCATCTGCTCCATGAAGGCCACGCCGGCTGCGCCCGCCATCCGGGCGTTTTTCCACTTCGCCCCAACACGGTGCTCGCCCGCCAAGCCGCCAACGATCCACCGCGACTGGGAACGGTCTTCGATCCCGGCCTGCAAGACCTGGTCGATGAGGTCGATGCCGATCGCTGGTTCAACGATGCCTCGACCCTCGCTGCCTTCAACCGCTGGACCCGCGGTGGTGAGATCTTGCAGGCGCGGGACTGGCTGGTCGATCAGTTCGAGGCCGTCGCCGGTTTGGCTGTCACTACCGAAAGCTTCGCCGTCGGTGCCGACACCGGTTTCAACGTCATTGCGACTCTGCCGGGCACCAGCCAGCCAGACGACTGGCTGATCATCGGCGCCCACTACGATTCCGTCAGCCAGAACCCGAGCTCGGCCGCCCCCGGCGCCGAGGACAACGCCTCGGGCTGCTCCGGCGTGCTCCAACTGGCGCGCATCCTGAGCCGCCGCTCTCCCGCCGCGACGCTGATCTTCATCTGCTATGCGGGCGAAGAGCAGGGCCTCTTCGGCAGCACCGATCACGCCTCCAAGCTGGTCAACAGCGGCAACAACTCGAAGGTGCAGGGCGTCTTGATCATGGACATGATCGGCTTCACCGCCGACAGCGATCTCGACAGCCTGCTCGAGGCCAACAGCGGCAGCCAATCGTTGATCCAGCTCTTCGCCGACGCCGGCAATGCCTTCAGCGATCTCCGGATCGTGACCTCCCTGAACCCCTTCGGCTCAGACCACGTCCCCTACCTCAACCGCGGCATGAGAGCTCTGCTGGTGATCGAGAACGACTGGGACCAGTACCCCGGCTACCACCGCACCTCGGATTTGCCAGCCAACCTCGACCGCGACATGGGGGGCGAGACCCTCAAGATGAACGTCGCCGCCATCGCCCACCTCGCGGGAGTGAACGCGACCAGCACGACGATCTTCGAGGACGGCTTCGAGAGCGGCAACCTCGGCGCCTGGACCGAGAGTGCGCCCTAG
- a CDS encoding CHAT domain-containing protein: MVGWLVLAVAASSVVSRPAAAEAEAPSAVDALASCDAHAAGGRERLICLFRASRSGPEARRLYLTRLAAEPSSRWTRYFRALLTYGSDRAGTIAAILDLLPEFRAADDLEGVVSCHIVLARLELARGRFDQAEQRERQLASFLGERCPEAGSTDVPCLRLDLLRAERQFRLGEDLRGVQETCERIRAVAPRTGLDRDVYRTSLSVLAKALGEMGRYAAAQGVLRELADWAREHGALSTEARSLYDQVVFRVLQGEIGDLEAKLARIVELAEATGSVGLEMLAWNELGRLRGKEDGRADFERCLELAADRPRTEALYCRSSLLAARAGEASTAEVEALLAGQRGSVRLNMLEDALEVVWEEPRMGGLEDALTKSQAYLQEIEELRRQQQSRGSRAEVFAVWRRLYATVSGRLLAQATSELEPSAAVEEAFVLAERVRARNLLELLGPVARRQDDSWEALIPDLRQVQARMAPDEALLTFQMARDRYANGSFAGGSWALVLRPKSVEIFRLPSGDEVEDQVRMFLNLFERNLPADPLLPRPLSALTESLFAGPIAALPPEVTKLTIVPDGNLHRFPFALVELGDGRSITERFSLSVVPSATLWFEQRQTRARAEPPFATPALVFADPVPLQVADLSDEPVQVERLERVLARKDLGPLPHARREGREIVCVLGGGSRAWMGAEATEGRLKQTPPSDFQILHFATHAMTDRDQPERSAVLLTSGTGDDDGRLSIPEIVDLDLDQHMVVLSACRGATGRILQGEGPLGLARAFFEAGARVVIGSYWSLQDAHAEYFFTSFYRELVQGVSVAQALGKTQDALRREGLPVEAWAGIMVLGDGEFVPFEQPPARRWWACHQRSIMITILLFVLLLAYLLGRRWLR; this comes from the coding sequence ATGGTCGGATGGCTGGTCCTGGCGGTCGCCGCCTCCTCGGTGGTCTCGAGGCCCGCGGCCGCCGAGGCCGAAGCGCCGTCGGCGGTCGATGCCTTGGCCTCCTGTGACGCCCACGCGGCCGGCGGTCGCGAGCGCTTGATCTGCCTGTTCCGCGCCTCCCGTTCCGGGCCGGAGGCCCGCCGGCTCTATCTCACACGACTCGCCGCCGAGCCGAGCTCACGATGGACTCGGTACTTTCGTGCCTTGTTGACCTATGGATCGGACCGGGCTGGGACGATCGCGGCCATCCTGGACCTGCTGCCGGAGTTCCGCGCCGCCGATGATCTCGAGGGAGTGGTTTCCTGCCACATCGTCTTGGCGCGCCTCGAGCTGGCGCGCGGTCGGTTCGACCAGGCGGAGCAGCGGGAGCGCCAGCTGGCGAGCTTTCTGGGAGAAAGGTGTCCCGAGGCCGGCTCGACGGACGTGCCTTGCCTGCGGCTCGATTTACTCCGGGCGGAGCGCCAATTCCGCCTCGGTGAGGACCTTAGGGGTGTGCAGGAAACCTGTGAGCGGATCCGCGCGGTCGCGCCGCGGACGGGCCTGGATCGCGACGTCTATCGCACCAGCCTGAGCGTTCTGGCCAAGGCGCTGGGTGAGATGGGGCGCTACGCGGCGGCGCAAGGTGTGCTGCGCGAGCTCGCCGATTGGGCGCGCGAGCACGGCGCTCTCAGCACCGAGGCTCGCAGTCTCTACGACCAGGTGGTGTTCCGGGTGCTGCAGGGAGAAATCGGCGATCTCGAAGCCAAGCTCGCGCGCATCGTCGAGCTGGCCGAAGCGACCGGATCCGTCGGTCTCGAGATGTTGGCTTGGAATGAGCTCGGGCGCTTGCGTGGCAAGGAGGACGGACGAGCCGACTTCGAGCGTTGCCTCGAGCTCGCCGCCGACCGGCCGAGGACCGAGGCGCTCTACTGCCGAAGCTCGCTGCTGGCGGCGAGGGCTGGCGAGGCCAGTACTGCCGAGGTGGAGGCCTTGCTCGCCGGGCAGCGCGGCAGCGTGCGCTTGAACATGCTGGAGGATGCCCTCGAGGTCGTTTGGGAAGAACCAAGAATGGGCGGCCTCGAGGATGCCCTGACGAAGTCGCAGGCCTATCTGCAGGAGATCGAAGAGCTTCGACGGCAACAGCAGAGCCGCGGCAGCCGAGCCGAAGTGTTCGCTGTCTGGCGTCGCCTTTACGCCACCGTCAGTGGTCGCCTCCTCGCACAGGCGACCTCCGAGCTGGAGCCGTCGGCGGCGGTCGAGGAGGCTTTCGTTCTCGCCGAACGGGTCAGGGCGCGGAATCTGCTGGAGCTGTTGGGGCCCGTGGCTCGCCGCCAGGACGACTCTTGGGAAGCACTGATTCCGGACCTCCGGCAGGTGCAGGCGCGAATGGCGCCGGATGAAGCACTGCTCACCTTCCAGATGGCGCGGGATCGCTATGCCAACGGATCCTTCGCCGGCGGCTCCTGGGCTTTGGTTCTGCGTCCAAAAAGCGTCGAGATCTTCCGTCTGCCGTCCGGCGACGAGGTGGAGGACCAAGTGAGGATGTTCCTCAATCTCTTCGAGCGCAACTTGCCGGCCGACCCATTGCTGCCGCGACCTCTCTCGGCGCTGACCGAGTCGCTTTTCGCAGGGCCGATCGCGGCCTTGCCGCCGGAGGTGACCAAGCTCACCATCGTGCCCGATGGCAATCTCCACCGCTTCCCCTTCGCCCTCGTCGAGCTCGGCGACGGGCGATCCATCACCGAGCGCTTCAGCCTCTCGGTGGTGCCCTCGGCGACCCTTTGGTTCGAGCAGCGCCAGACTCGAGCCCGGGCCGAGCCGCCCTTCGCGACGCCAGCCCTGGTCTTTGCCGATCCGGTGCCGCTACAGGTTGCCGATCTCAGCGATGAGCCGGTCCAGGTGGAAAGGCTCGAGCGCGTGTTGGCGCGCAAGGACCTCGGTCCGTTGCCCCATGCTCGGCGGGAGGGTCGCGAGATCGTCTGCGTGCTGGGTGGTGGCAGCCGCGCCTGGATGGGAGCCGAGGCCACCGAAGGGCGGCTGAAGCAAACGCCGCCTTCGGACTTCCAGATCCTTCACTTCGCCACCCATGCGATGACCGATCGCGATCAGCCGGAGCGCTCGGCGGTGCTCTTGACCTCCGGGACCGGTGACGACGATGGGCGGCTCTCGATTCCCGAGATCGTCGATCTCGATCTCGATCAGCACATGGTGGTCTTGTCGGCCTGCCGCGGTGCGACCGGACGCATCCTGCAGGGGGAGGGGCCCCTCGGCCTGGCGCGCGCCTTCTTCGAGGCGGGAGCGCGTGTGGTCATCGGTAGTTACTGGTCCCTGCAGGATGCGCATGCGGAGTATTTCTTTACCTCTTTCTATCGCGAGCTGGTGCAAGGCGTCTCCGTTGCCCAGGCCCTCGGCAAGACCCAGGATGCGCTGCGTCGCGAGGGGCTGCCGGTCGAGGCCTGGGCCGGCATCATGGTGCTTGGAGACGGTGAGTTCGTGCCCTTCGAGCAACCGCCGGCTCGCCGTTGGTGGGCCTGTCACCAGAGATCGATCATGATTACGATTCTCCTCTTCGTGCTGCTGCTCGCCTACTTGCTCGGCCGCCGCTGGCTGCGCTAG